The Ochotona princeps isolate mOchPri1 chromosome 1, mOchPri1.hap1, whole genome shotgun sequence genome has a segment encoding these proteins:
- the NRM gene encoding nurim isoform X2: MAPALLLVPTALASFILAFGTGVEFVRFTSLRPLLGGVAEPRGPGVLPCAGAGRASGLEVPPRSATLLPPAPPSVCGVADSAVGGTHPGHRPSPPGSPADPLPGPGTRA; encoded by the exons atggcccctgccctgctgctggtCCCTACAGCCCTCGCCTCGTTCATCCTGGCCTTTGGCACCGGAGTGGAGTTCGTGCGCTTCACCTCCCTTCGGCCACTCCTCGGAGGCGTCGCGGAGCCTCGTGGTCCGG GTGTACTACCATGTGCTGGGGCTGGGCGAGCCTCTGGCCTTGAAGTCCCCCCGCGCTCTGCGACTCTTCTCCCACCTGCGCCACCCAGTGTGTGTGGAGTTGCTGACAGTGCTGTGGGGGGTACCCACCCTGGGCACAGACCGTCtcctcctggctctcctgctgACCCTCTACCTGGGCCTGGCACACGGGCTTGA
- the LOC131481379 gene encoding basic proline-rich protein-like: MEEAQQAKAEARPGSELRTAEGGENGKEGQGFQAETRRGTRGDVGEARRGRERRGRGERDLGAAGEGSSGARLGAGRTSPGSGTSPARATPFGPSNPPTPGTPPPRRVRGNTPPRGLLEPGCRAANTFPEPGPIHPSPSRPYCYLPPRPVPRVPRAFRAGSTPLLLAAALTGVPGQSRPSPPALPAPTSSGHEDGFSPACCPTALKIPVSRRPSAPDSRRPRAAASDSGPSRDFGRKLQLLGAEPALPISRRSAPRFGLPGPAFVAAGRGRSRWGRLWGPGGGRETGSRRLRASAASRPFQGCHPDPC; encoded by the exons ATGGAGGAAGCCCAGCaggcaaaggcagaagccaggccaGGTTCAGAGTTGCG GACAGCCGAGGGAGGCGAGAATGGGAAAGAAGGGCAAGGATTCCAGGCTGAGACGCGGCGCGGGACCCGAGGGGATGTTGGGGAGGCGAGGAGGGGTAGAGAACGCAGAGGTCGAGGGGAACGGGACTTAGGGGCAGCAGGGGAAGGGAGCAGCGGGGCGCGACTCGGCGCGGGCCGCACAAGTCCCGGCTCAGGGACCAGCCCTGCGCGGGCCACGCCTTTCGGTCCCAGTAACCCCCCCACCCCTGGCACTCCGCCCCCGAGGCGGGTCAGGGGAAATACCCCTCCCCGGGGACTTTTGGAACCCGGGTGTCGTGCTGCCAACACGTTCCCAGAGCCCGGTCCCATCCACCCCTCTCCGAGCCGTCCCTACTGCTACCTTCCCCCACGGCCGGTGCCCCGGGTACCCCGCGCGTTCAGGGCCGGCTCCACGCCTCTGCTCCTTGCTGCCGCTCTCACGGGGGTCCCCGGACAGAGCCGGCCATCCCCTCCCGCGCTGCCCGCACCGACATCATCAGGGCACGAAGAC GGATTCTCTCCAGCCTGCTGCCCCACAGCCCTGAAGATCCCTGTTTCCAGACGCCCCTCCGCCCCCGACTCGCGCCGACCCAGGGCGGCGGCCAGTGACTCAGGCCCCTCGAGGGACTTTGGGAGGAAGCTGCAGCTGCTCGGAGCCGAGCCCGCCCTTCCCATCTCTCGCCGCTCCGCCCCACGCTTTGGCCTTCCCGGGCCAGCCTTTGTTGCTGCGGGTCGAGGGCGGTCGCGGTGGGGGCGGCTGTGGGGACCAGGGGGAGGGCGGGAAACAGGCTCTCGGAGGCTCAGGGCCTCGGCAGCTTCTCGGCCCTTCCAGGGATGTCACCCCGACCCTTGTTAG
- the NRM gene encoding nurim isoform X1: MAPALLLVPTALASFILAFGTGVEFVRFTSLRPLLGGVAEPRGPDMRQGWLAALQDPSILGSLAWDLGLLLLFVGQHSLMAAERVKAWTTRYFGVLQRSLYVACTALALQVVMRYWEPVPRGPVLWEARVEPWATWVPLLCFVLHVISWLLIFSILLVFDYAELMGLKQVYYHVLGLGEPLALKSPRALRLFSHLRHPVCVELLTVLWGVPTLGTDRLLLALLLTLYLGLAHGLDQQDLLYLRSQLQRKLYLLSRPQEEGAE, translated from the exons atggcccctgccctgctgctggtCCCTACAGCCCTCGCCTCGTTCATCCTGGCCTTTGGCACCGGAGTGGAGTTCGTGCGCTTCACCTCCCTTCGGCCACTCCTCGGAGGCGTCGCGGAGCCTCGTGGTCCGG ACATGCGTCAAGGATGGCTGGCTgctctgcaggaccccagcatcCTTGGCTCTCTGGCCTGGGACCTGGGACTTCTGCTGCTATTTGTTGGACAACACAGCCTCATGGCTGCTGAGAGAGTAAAGGCGTGGACCACCCGGTACTTTGGGGTCCTGCAGAGGTCACTGTATGTGGCCTGTACGGCTCTGGCTTTGCAG GTGGTAATGCGATACTGGGAGCCtgtacccagaggccctgtgcTATGGGAGGCTCGCGTGGAGCCGTGGGCCACCTGGGTGCCCCTCCTCTGCTTCGTGCTGCATGTCATCTCCTGGCTCCTCATCTTCAGCATCCTGCTCGTCTTTGACTACGCGGAGCTCATGGGCCTCAAGCAG GTGTACTACCATGTGCTGGGGCTGGGCGAGCCTCTGGCCTTGAAGTCCCCCCGCGCTCTGCGACTCTTCTCCCACCTGCGCCACCCAGTGTGTGTGGAGTTGCTGACAGTGCTGTGGGGGGTACCCACCCTGGGCACAGACCGTCtcctcctggctctcctgctgACCCTCTACCTGGGCCTGGCACACGGGCTTGACCAGCAAGACCTCCTCTACCTACGGTCCCAGCTGCAAAGAAAACTCTACCTGCTCTCCAGGCCGCAGGAGGAGGGGGCAGAGTGA